A window of the Capricornis sumatraensis isolate serow.1 chromosome 9, serow.2, whole genome shotgun sequence genome harbors these coding sequences:
- the LOC138086273 gene encoding olfactory receptor 2L2-like — translation MEQCSYSCFLGNNVHPWRETITISTDFILLGLWPESSHLVILIYLILLVYCMAVMSNVVLILLIWLDLHLQSPMYFLLSHLSLIDLALISTSVPKMVTNFFSGERVISQVGCGTQIFFSLTLGIAECLLLTLMSYDRYIAICNPLRYSVIISHVTCKKMVIVSWAGGAITSLVHTAYAMHFPICHPREILHFLCEVMALLELTCEDISAYVKSVVVSSFLVVLIPLSLILASYTLIFLAVLHMNSSVGRNKALATCSSHLCVVSLYFGPAILVYMRPGSSKTPRLNQSLFMFNAILTPMLNPLIYSLRNKDVIEALKSRVINRFPLRKMKRHLHCYT, via the coding sequence ATGGAACAGTGTTCTTACAGTTGTTTCCTGGGCAATAATGTTCATCCATGGAGAGAAACAATAACTATATCCACAGATTTTATTCTCCTGGGGCTCTGGCCTGAGTCCAGCCACCTTGTGATCCTTATCTACCTTATCCTTTTGGTCTACTGTATGGCTGTTATGAGCAATGTTGTTCTCATTCTCCTCATCTGGCTAGATTTGCATCTCCAATCCCCCATGTACTTTCTGCTCAGCCACCTCTCCCTCATTGACTTGGCCTTGATTTCAACTTCTGTCCCCAAAATGGTCACAAACTTCTTCTCAGGGGAAAGAGTCATATCACAGGTAGGTTGTGGAACCCAGATCTTCTTCAGCTTAACCCTGGGAATTGCTGAGTGCCTCCTGCTAACTCTCATGTCTTATGACCGCTACATTGCCATCTGTAACCCACTTCGTTACTCAGTCATTATCAGCCATGTCACCTGCAAAAAGATGGTCATTGTGTCCTGGGCAGGGGGAGCAATAACTTCCTTGGTTCATACAGCCTATGCTATGCATTTTCCCATTTGTCACCCCCGAGAGATCCTGCATTTTTTGTGTGAGGTCATGGCCCTCTTGGAGCTCACTTGTGAGGACATTTCAGCCTATGTGAAGTCAGTGGTGGTCTCAAGCTTTCTGGTGGTCCTCATCCCTCTAAGTCTCATCCTGGCCTCCTACACCCTCATCTTTCTTGCTGTCCTCCACATGAACTCCTCTGTGGGCAGGAACAAGGCTCTGgccacctgctcctcccacctttgTGTGGTCAGCCTCTACTTTGGCCCTGCCATATTGGTCTACATGAGACCAGGGTCTTCTAAGACTCCCAGATTAAATCAATCTCTTTTTATGTTTAATGCCATCCTTACCCCTATGCTTAACCCACTCATCTATAGTCTCAGAAACAAGGATGTTATAGAAGCTTTGAAGAGTAGAGTCATCAATAGATTCCCCCTGAGGAAGATGAAAAGACATCTACATTGCTATACATGA
- the LOC138086488 gene encoding olfactory receptor 2T2-like, which produces MKQGNESSITDFILLGLFSDSRHPGLLITIILFILGVAITGNSVLALLIWGDAHLHTPMYFLLSQLSLMDLTLISTTVPKMVNDFFSGQSFISHIGCGAQLFLYLMLGVAECVLLTLMAFDCYLAICYPLRYLVIMTPRVCLQMAIGSWVGGMLISLMHTVYAMNFSTCDSREVHHFFCEVMALLKLSCEDTSTYEKVVLASGIVFLLIPFGLILTSYILIFLTVLHMNAPEGRNKALATCSSHLSVVSLYFGPAMIIYVTPGPSLPADVDQCLFVFDVIITPMLNPLIYSLRNKEVLEALRNILWRKLMFIMKR; this is translated from the coding sequence ATGAAGCAAGGAAATGAATCCTCCATTACTGATTTCATTCTCCTGGGCCTCTTCTCAGACTCCAGGCATCCTGGCCTTCTCATCACCATAATTCTGTTCATTCTTGGGGTTGCCATCACTGGAAACTCAGTCTTGGCCCTACTGATCTGGGGTGATGCCCACCTTCACACTCCTATGTATTTCCTACTCAGCCAGCTCTCTCTCATGGACCTCACCCTAATCTCCACCACTGTCCCGAAGATGGTCAATGATTTCTTCTCTGGACAGAGTTTCATCTCTCACATTGGCTGTGGAGCCCAACTCTTTCTTTACTTGATGCTAGGAGTGGCTGAGTGTGTTCTCCTGACACTCATGGCCTTTGACTGCTATCTGGCCATCTGTTACCCCCTCAGATACCTAGTCATCATGACCCCCAGAGTCTGCTTGCAAATGGCCATTGGCTCATGGGTTGGGGGTATGCTTATCTCCCTTATGCACACAGTTTATGCCATGAATTTCTCTACTTGTGACTCCAGGGAGGTTCACCATTTCTTCTGTGAGGTTATGGCCCTTCTGAAGCTCTCTTGTGAGGATACCTCAACCTATGAGAAGGTGGTGTTGGCATCTGGCATTGTTTTCCTCCTCATACCTTTTGGACTCATCTTGACCTCCTACATCCTCATCTTTCTCACTGTCCTCCATATGAACGCCCCTGAGGGAAGAAACAAAGCTCTGGCCACCTGCTCTTCCCACCTCAGTGTAGTGAGCCTCTACTTTGGTCCAGCTATGATCATCTACGTGACCCCAGGTCCCTCTCTCCCCGCAGATGTGGACCAGTGTCTCTTTGTGTTTGATGTTATCATCACCCCCATGCTCAACCCCCTTATCTATAGCCTGAGGAACAAAGAGGTATTGGAGGCTCTGAGGAACATTCTATGGAGAAAGCTGATGTTTATCATGAAAAGATga